cacgattttgaaaaatgggGGGTGggcccccaaaataaaatcctggctaagTCCCTGCATAGTACCACCCTTGAATCAATTCTCATGATGAAAAATACACAAATGAGCAACACATTAAAGTTATTAAAATCAACATCGGTCTTTTAAATTAACCCTCCTTGGGAAGTTTACCCGATAATTCAAGGAAATTTTATCTAGaatcatttaaaatatttttcaaaacgaTCCGACCaataatttagtttttatttagaTTTAAATATGTTTAGTGCGGGAACGTGTGAAAAGTATGTGCGTGTGGACTAATCAGCAGCAAAACTACGACTATTGATGGTGTTGGGCAAATGTTGAAGCTTACACTCCGTATGATACAGTAACCGTTAATTACCAGTTATTCCCATGCAGAAGCAGCACCCGCTTCACACAATACATTCTATCGAAGCCTGCCAAGCACGGTGTACAGATATGGTTGTTGTGCGACTCAAAATCAATTTATCCTGCTAAAGGAATGATTTAACACGGGGAATTGCCTGATCAAGCACGAGAGGTGAATCAAGGGCAGAATGTTATACTTCAACTTTCGGAGAGATATTTGAAAACAGGCCGCACAGTTTATGCCGACATTTTATCACAACTTTGGTTTTGGCGCGTACTTTGATCACAAAGAAAACCGCATATGTTGGAACAGTGCGCTCGAATAAGGCATGTGTGCCTCgggaattccaaaaaaaaaataattcctgTAACAATCCAGTTTGTGCAGAGCATTCAACACTTATGCATCGATGCTACACCTGCTCAGATAATATGTTAGACGAGGGGCTATCTACACAACAATAGTTTTTTATGCTTTTTTCAtataatggctggtactatgttggTTTTTCATCGTTAAAAACCCATCTTTTTCGCGAttccttttttgaaacactgcaCAAGTataaatgataaaataaaaattttattaaaattttatcataattaATGAGGAAATCTGCTACTGAATGAATTCAGAAAGTTTTCTTGCTTTAAAATcactatgtaaaaaaaaaagtaatcggcgaaaaacCAAAGTAGTGCCGGCCTTTAAactcataaaaaattaataatgttacatttgaaaaaaaaatatttttctcacGTTCATTactcatttaatttaattggctatgCCAGAACATATGTTCCAACTGCCGAaggtagaatagcgtttcaagcgcctcgatcttctgcgttcattTTAAATACAATCTAACATACAGTATACATGTATAATTAGTAAATCACCCTTATTATGTATGTCgtagtcgaatttcgagagcagTCGTAGTCGAACTCGAATTTACATTTCGTTGgtattatgtaaaaaaaatgacGTGAGTGTTTTTGTAATAGACGTATCCtacatattttaataaattctgAACTACCCAGTGATAAAAACATCAGctgattgaaaatatttgagttACAATTGCCGGCTTTTTAAACGTTTcgtaataaaaagtaaaaaagtaaaataaaaatgctaAGTGTTGCAAATTTTTCATCTTCTGACGAAGAAGACGAAACCAATGCTTATAATCTTATTTGTTATCGCAGGCAGATAAGAATTCAGTCAAACATATTTTCCCTTCCAAGTTCAAAGTAAGTATGTTTCCTTTCACGTTTCTCCCAaattatcaatatttttttgcagattTGTAAGCAATTTTAGACTGAACAAAGCGTCTTTTCGGTACGTTCTAAGGACAATTTCACAAAAACTTCGTGATCCCTCCAGATCAACATGTGTGCCTAAAACTTTGCGGCTGGCAGCAACACTAAGAATACTCGCGGAAGGTAGCTACCAAAAAGGAGCAGGAAACGATTTCAACGTGGGCCTGGCACAACCCACAATGAGTTGTGTCTTTCACGAGTGCATAGATGCGATGTATAGCGAACTTTGCTCCAAATGGATTACATTCAAAATGAGCGAAAGGGAAAAGATGGAAATAAAGGAACATTTCTATGGCCAAACGAGGTTTCCGGGCGTAATTGGCTGTATTGATGGCACCCATATAAAGATTTTGGCTCCAACTCTATCAGAACGTTGGAAATACTATAATAGAAAGGGATTTTATAGCTTAAATGTGATGGTGGTGAGTAACTGATTAATATGCTATTCACAGAATTTTATAATGCAAAATTACAGGTCTGTGATCATAAACTAAGAATACGTTATATTTCACCAAGCCATCCAGGTTCAGCACACGATTCGTTGGTATGGAATGTTAGTGATCTTAAAGCATATCTTGCAGAACGATATAATAACGGAGAAAGAAACACATGGCTTTTAGGTATGATGGAATGACAAGGATAAAAACAAACTTATTTATCTATATATCTACAGGTGATGCAGGATATCCACTAGAACCATATTTAATCACCCCCTTTAGGGCAGCAGAAGAAGGCAGTGCTGAGTCTCGATTTAACACAGTACATTCAAAAGCAAGAAATATTGTGGAAAGAACAATTGGTGTTGCAAAAAATAGATTCCGCTGCCTGCTTGGTGCGAGACAGTTGCATTATTCTCCAGAAATGGCCGCGAAGATTACCGCAGTTTGTGCAGCTTTACATAATATATGCATCCACTATAAACTCGATCATAGTGAATTTGAAATCCCTTTAGAAAATCAAAATTCAGATGGAGATTATAATGAAAATAATGGCGACATGACAGCAACAAGTATAAGATTAAATATCATGAACACAAtgaatgtataaaaaaattagttttattgaacacaaaatataaaaaataacacaaaaggTATCCTATACCCATGGCAATTAGGAACTTaacagcaaaataaaaaatggcACTATGCATAAAAACACACAAATCATAAGAATTCTTGAATTCTGGCTTTTTCTAtctcaattttttgttgtttgaggGTTATTTCTTCCGTTCTCAATTTCAACATGTTGGTCCTATAGTTTTCTTTATTTCTAATTTGTTCTTTGTATAGCCTAagtttttccttttccattttcaatcgTTCTTCTTGAACTTTATAATTTTTGCGACTATACCTCTCGATTTCCGACaaactcttttttacttcttcataTAAACTTGTCTGAATTTTAAGCTGTTGATCCAGAAGTACATTTTTGTCCACAGTTCGTTGCTTCCTTTTTCGAGTGGAAGTATTGGGTTGGATATCCACTTCTACATTGTCCTCGCTGACGTGTCCATCAACTTCGTCCTCCAAAATTTCTTGAATCAGGTTTACCGGCGAGCTTTGAACACCGATGGATGGGCATTCTGGACTTACAATAGAATTGATTTGCAGTAGTCCTGCTACTGCCTCCTCCAAAGGTGTCAACAACTTCTGGTTGAAAATGCCTCCACCAGTTGCACGGCTTTCCATCTTATTGTGCACGATTTTCTTCTTAACGCTGCTCTTCATATCTGCCCATACCTTCATCCAACCTTCAGCCTCACGTGTGGGAGGGCCTAAACTATTCAGCTTCCTTTGCAAATTATTCCACTGCTCTTTAATGGACAACTTGCCTGTGTTTTTATGGTATCCTTTAGCTATATTTGGGTTTTGACACATAAAATCCACAAGAGcttcaaattgttttggtgtcGTTTTCTTTATCCTTTAAATATGTATaattgaataattttaggtAAACAATGCACAAATGTTTGATACTAAGACTTACGTTTTGCTGTTATTCatttttctaattatttttattcagtttttgtaatttttaatctTGTCACTTGAAACTGTTTCTGTCGAATTTCTCGTTAAAAAACGGCATACATAATACCAAAAAATGTAATAGATTTTAAACATAGTCGCATTTCAGGCGAAAAACGACATATGTAATACCATTCACAATAAACGACAGGAATTCGTTGTGACTACGACATACATAATAGAGGTGAATAATAATAAatcgaaacaaaaaaatattaaaaatgcattttcgtaTAACGTTCCATACAAAGTCATGTTTTTTACTACGCAAATGGCAATAATAAactaataattttattaaaattttatcataagtaATGAGGAAATGTCCAATTGAATGAAATCAGcggtttttttgcttcaaaatctagtATGTAAAAAAGTAATTAGCGAAAATTATCGCTTAAAgcaaatatagtaccagccagTATTATTGGAAAGTTGACATTTAGCGACGCCCAAGGAAAGCACAATCACAGTCCCTATCAAACACACGCCAAAAAACGCGACCGCTGAGGACCTCATTGTAATTCAACATTATTAGCACCATAAACATATGTTTATACGCACATATGGGGTAAATTATTAATCTTGTTTATTTGCTTGGACTATAAAGTTTAATGCATTATTTATCTATGGACACACCAACAATTTTCGCCCTAGGAAGATGTTAAATTACATAGAatattataacaagtaaaagcgtgctaagttcggccgggccgaatcttatataccctccacaatggattgcatttgtcgagttcttttcctggcatctctccttaggcaaaaaaggatataagaaaacagttgctctgctattaaaacgatatcaagatatggtccggttcggaccacaattgaattatatgttggagacctgtataaaatttcaggcaattcgtataagaattgcgcccattggagcttacgaagtaaaacagagagaacgatttatgtgggatctgtatcgggctatagaccgattcagaccataataaacacctttgttgatggtcatgagaggatccgtcgtacaaaatttcaggcatatcggataataattgcgacctctaggggtcaagaagtcaagatcccagatcggtttatatggcagctatatcaggttatgaaccgattggaaccttatttgacacagttgttgaaagtaaaaataaaatacgtcatgcaaaatttcagccaaattggatacgaattgcaccctctagaagctcaagaagtcaaatccccagatctgtttatatgacagctatatcaggttttggaccgatttcaaccatacttggcacagtagttgaatatcataacgaaatacctcgtgcaaaaattcattcaaatcggataagaattgtgccctctagaggctcaagaagtcaagacccaagatcggtttatatgacagctatatcaggttatggaccgatttaaaccatacttggcatagttgttgggtatcataacaaaacacgtcgtgcgaaattccattccattcggataagaattgcgccctctagaggctcaagaagtcaagacccaagatcggtttatatggcagctatatcaggttatggaccgatttaaactatacttggcacagttgttggatatcataacaaaacacttcgtgtaaaatttcattccaatcggataagaattgcgcactctagaggctcaagaagtcaagacccaagatcggtttatatggcagctatatcaggttatggaccgatttgaaccatacttggcacagttgttggatatcataacagaacacgtcgtgcaaaatttcattccaatcggataagaattgcgcactctagagggtcaagaagtcaagacccaagatcggtttatatggcagctatatcaaaacatggaccgatatggcccatttacaataccaaccgacctacactaataagaagtatttgtgcaaaatttcaagcggctagctttactccttcggaagttagcgtgctttcgacagacagacggacggacggacagacggacggacagacggacggacatggctagatcgacataaaatgtcacgacgatcaagaatatatatactttatggggtctcagacgaatatttcgagtagttacaaacagaatgacgaaattagtataccccccatcttatggtggagggtataaaaaaaacaacaaaaaattataaaaatgtgcttggttaaattttaaatatgaaaatagGTTTGGTAATTTTTCGGTGGTTGCGGAATGGGAGGTGGAGTTGATGATCGTTTGCCCACAGAAGATGCGAGTGGAAACAAGCTAAGAGCAAATGGTAGTTCGACTTTGAAGGCTCGGTTGCCATAGCCGATAGGCCAACAATACTAACTTTCAGCCGCTTGGGTCTCCGAGTGCCAAGTTTGCAAAATTGTGCGCTTGAGTTGCGTGGTTTTTGAGATATTGCTCATCCTAGCGATCAGCCAAATTTGGTAACATTATCCGCTACAATTAAGCCACAAATGCTGAGATCAAATGGTGCATACCGTAACCCAGTATTAAACAATCGTTCTAATAaagattgtttttttatttacagtGCAAACCCCAGGACGCCCACAGTACTGCCAAACGTACCTCAGTAACATCGAAAACGTTACCAACTCACTCTTACTATCAGTCGTCATCGTCTTTTCATTATCATCAACAGCAAATGCCAAAGCGTTTTAGTACGCATCATCATCACAATTCATCGTCGTCAAATCGTAATGACACACATGCCTACGATAATACAGGTGGTAGCCGTATGTGCTATGCTCGTCTCCATCTCCGTGTTAATAACTGTcgcacagtggcacctgtcttcttaggaggagagaatgttttaggcaatgtggattacaccttacctgagccggacgagcttgcgagactaggaactccgttacacattccagggacctTGGAATCTGCGAACCTAGGgaaatgtaagctaagttttcaggaccaggcccgaaggaaaacgaatgatagatagtcacaaagagagggctgtgagcattccataactatgtggcctaatctagacttgaagaggtatactgccttactgtcattggctagaatagacgtctcagtcattgtatcggtcatgacaggtcactgtctagtcggaaaacatgctgacagactgaaagtttccagtaacgacttttgcagaagctgtgaggacatcgaagaagatgaagagactatagaacaccttctgcgtttgtgtcccgcactggcagcatctttcttcttctgttcctgtgatatcacaatggacgtaaacgtctaagtgagtctgatggcagactgccgcttAAACCTAACCTGACATAAATGTCACAAGAAAAAGTATGGACACAACAACAACTTGCGCCCTAAGGATAATAATATATTTGGTTAAATTAACAAAACAATGTCTGCACTCATGTGGCATATTTaactcaaaaataaattttttgtggtAACATTTATATACCTTAAAATGCGTTTTCTGCAAAATCATTTTTTTGAGTCATGTCACTCTTCAAGTACGTAGCGTTTTCCTTATTAGAGGGAATTAATATAATAGTTTTGTTGCGTTCAAGTCCAACTTACGTAGATTGATCACTTGTCGTTGAAATGGAAGAAGCAACTCAGAGCAAACTCAAGTAGTGCCCTTTACTTCAGTTACTTGGTATTCTCTCTCAGAGCGGGGTTTTTGCTAACTATAGTAGTTTTATTGGCACCTATTTCTCCATGTACAATAAAGCCCGTATTTTTGGCCTGTGAAAGTAGAGCAGCAACTTCACAAGAAAATGTGTGCACT
This Stomoxys calcitrans chromosome 2, idStoCalc2.1, whole genome shotgun sequence DNA region includes the following protein-coding sequences:
- the LOC131995327 gene encoding uncharacterized protein LOC131995327, with the protein product MNNSKTIKKTTPKQFEALVDFMCQNPNIAKGYHKNTGKLSIKEQWNNLQRKLNSLGPPTREAEGWMKVWADMKSSVKKKIVHNKMESRATGGGIFNQKLLTPLEEAVAGLLQINSIVSPECPSIGVQSSPVNLIQEILEDEVDGHVSEDNVEVDIQPNTSTRKRKQRTVDKNVLLDQQLKIQTSLYEEVKKSLSEIERYSRKNYKVQEERLKMEKEKLRLYKEQIRNKENYRTNMLKLRTEEITLKQQKIEIEKARIQEFL
- the LOC131995326 gene encoding putative nuclease HARBI1, whose product is MLSVANFSSSDEEDETNAYNLICYRRQIRIQSNIFSLPSSKFVSNFRLNKASFRYVLRTISQKLRDPSRSTCVPKTLRLAATLRILAEGSYQKGAGNDFNVGLAQPTMSCVFHECIDAMYSELCSKWITFKMSEREKMEIKEHFYGQTRFPGVIGCIDGTHIKILAPTLSERWKYYNRKGFYSLNVMVVCDHKLRIRYISPSHPGSAHDSLVWNVSDLKAYLAERYNNGERNTWLLGDAGYPLEPYLITPFRAAEEGSAESRFNTVHSKARNIVERTIGVAKNRFRCLLGARQLHYSPEMAAKITAVCAALHNICIHYKLDHSEFEIPLENQNSDGDYNENNGDMTATSIRLNIMNTMNV